The Heyndrickxia vini genome contains a region encoding:
- a CDS encoding S4 domain-containing protein: MLNITFHWKLSQISERAVKKHCKMCRKLSVFSDTNVRRHNANGKSIYKYAIYKCEKNHTWNKKLAVYKSFTEHVAEMEEQKEESSILSAIPITSLVEQGVKVIHIVLEDVIGKHRIDKVLANQIEDWTRSQIIKKIEKGTIQLNEQVTKPSSRLSKGERISIFI, from the coding sequence ATGTTAAATATAACTTTCCACTGGAAACTTTCTCAAATATCAGAACGAGCTGTAAAGAAGCACTGCAAAATGTGTAGAAAATTATCAGTTTTTTCGGACACCAATGTGCGAAGGCATAATGCAAACGGAAAAAGCATATACAAATATGCAATTTATAAATGTGAAAAAAATCATACGTGGAACAAAAAATTAGCTGTTTATAAATCGTTCACAGAGCACGTTGCTGAAATGGAGGAGCAGAAGGAAGAATCTTCAATTTTGTCAGCCATTCCAATAACCAGCTTAGTGGAACAAGGAGTAAAGGTGATACACATTGTACTAGAAGATGTGATAGGAAAACATCGAATTGATAAAGTACTTGCAAATCAAATTGAGGATTGGACTCGTTCACAGATCATAAAAAAGATTGAAAAAGGAACGATTCAATTAAATGAACAAGTCACTAAACCAAGTTCAAGATTGTCAAAGGGAGAACGCATTTCCATTTTCATTTGA
- a CDS encoding low molecular weight protein-tyrosine-phosphatase: MISVLFVCLGNICRSPMAEALFRDLVIKENLNDIILVDSAATSSWQIGLPPHQGTLDILKKYNISSTGLIGRPLIKEDFWRFDYIIGMDKNNIKNIYNITGKPNHPKIIRLLDLTKERKDIPDPFFTGDFEETYRLVSTGCRALLKKIYREEKLYY; the protein is encoded by the coding sequence ATGATTAGTGTTTTATTTGTATGCCTGGGGAATATTTGCCGTTCACCGATGGCTGAAGCTTTGTTTCGTGACTTAGTCATTAAAGAAAATTTGAATGACATCATCTTAGTTGATTCCGCTGCAACTAGTTCATGGCAAATCGGCTTACCTCCTCACCAAGGAACCCTTGATATTTTAAAAAAATACAATATTTCTTCTACGGGGCTTATCGGACGCCCACTAATTAAAGAAGACTTTTGGAGGTTCGACTATATAATAGGTATGGACAAGAATAACATAAAAAATATTTATAATATAACCGGCAAACCTAATCATCCAAAGATTATTAGGTTGCTAGACTTGACCAAAGAAAGGAAAGATATACCCGATCCATTTTTCACTGGCGACTTTGAAGAAACATATAGACTTGTTTCGACTGGCTGTCGAGCATTACTCAAGAAAATATATAGGGAAGAGAAATTATACTATTGA
- a CDS encoding DinB family protein: MADLEVIHTYKNNLQNYSLEQLHTITEEGVWSIGQMYDHLILVAHEYLDNVEACTATEKVQTHGKTEFGERLFKMGGFPPIKIKLPSELNSPPNNSDSKEELMNMLDEVIQRMRQLESKKNKINPDYKVKHGGFGWLNANEWYDLVSMHFRHHLRQKSELEGKLGIR; the protein is encoded by the coding sequence GTGGCCGATTTGGAAGTAATTCATACCTACAAAAATAATCTTCAAAATTATTCGCTGGAACAATTACACACAATAACGGAGGAAGGAGTATGGTCCATTGGGCAAATGTATGACCATTTGATTCTTGTTGCCCATGAATACCTTGACAATGTGGAAGCTTGTACTGCAACTGAGAAAGTACAAACACATGGAAAAACAGAATTTGGAGAACGGCTTTTTAAAATGGGTGGCTTCCCACCGATTAAAATAAAATTACCATCTGAGCTAAACAGCCCTCCGAATAATTCGGATAGTAAAGAGGAACTGATGAACATGCTAGATGAGGTAATCCAAAGAATGAGACAATTGGAATCAAAAAAAAATAAAATAAATCCTGATTATAAAGTAAAACATGGTGGCTTTGGCTGGCTTAACGCGAATGAATGGTACGATTTGGTCTCCATGCATTTTCGTCATCACTTGCGTCAGAAAAGTGAGTTGGAAGGGAAACTGGGGATAAGGTAA
- a CDS encoding VOC family protein yields the protein MRINRIDHVSINVNDLSGAKAFFLDLGLEVQAEWELDGEQLDRIVGLNDVKTSCVGLGMPDGEVWIELVKFYSPSDESNILQPFANTLGIRHICFNVEDIEAIVAKLKKKGTEIFSEIQQYEESYKLCYVRGPEGIILELAEKIG from the coding sequence ATGAGGATCAATAGAATAGATCATGTGAGTATAAACGTAAATGATCTTTCAGGGGCTAAAGCTTTTTTTCTTGATTTAGGTCTTGAAGTGCAAGCGGAATGGGAATTGGATGGAGAACAGTTGGACAGAATAGTTGGGCTTAATGATGTTAAAACTTCATGCGTAGGATTGGGGATGCCAGATGGGGAGGTATGGATCGAGCTAGTCAAATTTTATTCGCCGTCCGATGAAAGTAATATTCTGCAACCTTTTGCAAATACGCTTGGTATCCGACATATTTGTTTTAATGTTGAAGATATTGAAGCTATTGTTGCAAAGTTGAAAAAGAAGGGTACAGAAATCTTTAGTGAGATACAGCAATATGAAGAAAGTTATAAGTTATGCTACGTTCGTGGTCCAGAGGGAATTATTTTAGAGTTGGCGGAGAAAATCGGATAA